The Streptomyces sp. NBC_00102 genome segment GATCAAGATCGGCTACGACATCCCCTTCACCCGCCATTTCTACAAGTACCTCCCGCCCCGGCCGCTCGCCGAGATCGACGCCGATCTGGAGAAGCAAGTAGCCAAGATCCTTGACCTGCTGCGCGAGGTGGAGCAGTGACGGGGCCTCTCTGGAACATTTTGCCCGATGGGTGGATGGCAGGCCAGGTCAAGAACGCTGCGACGGTCACGCTGGGCAAGATGTTGCAGAGCAAGGGCTCGGGCACTGACGTACGAGCACCCTACATGCGCGCTGCGAATGTACAACCCGATGGCGTTTTGGCTCTCGCCGATGTGAACGAGATGTGGTTCGGAGAGGAGCAGTTGGAGCAGTTGAGTATCCGTGCGGGCGACGTGGTCGTCGTCGAGGGCGGCCAAGGCGGGTTCGGCCGTGCCGCGTATGTCGACCAGGATCTTCCTGGTTGGGGATTCCAGAACTCGATCAACCGGCTTCGGCCATTTGCAGATTTCGACGGCCGCTTCATCGCGTTCTACCTGATCGCGCTGCGTGCTAGCGGCTTCATCCGTGCGTACTCCAACGTTGTCTCGGTGCCGCACCTCACGGCAGAGAAGCTTGCCAGGATTCCGATCCCTCTACCGCCAGTGGAGAGGCAGGGCACTATTGCCGACTACCTCAACCGCGAGACGGCCCGAATCGACACGCTCATCGAAGAGCAGCAGCGGCTGATCGAGATGCTTCGCGAGCGGCGGTCGTCGGTAGTGGAGCGAAGTGTGGCGCTCCTTGACTGGAACACGCCGTTGAAGGCAGTTTCCGTCTTGATTCAGACGGGGCCGTTCGGCAGCCAGTTGAAGTCCGATGAGTACAGAAATGGCGGCACGCCGATCATTAATCCATCCCATATTGTCGCAGGTGAGATTGTCCCCGATCCGCGGATCGCGGTCGGTTCTACCAAGGCAGCACATCTTGCGCGCCACGCTCTTGAGGAAGGCGATTTGATCGCCGCCCGTCGAGGAGAGCTTGGGCGCTGTGCGATTGTGGGGACGCCTGCGGTGGGCTTCCTGTGCGGGACGGGCTCAGCACTTGTCCGGTTTAATCGGGATTTGATTGAGCCAGCGTTCGGAGCCATCGTGTTCAGCAGCCGGCGCAATCGCGATGCACTCGCCCTTTCCTCCGTTGGATCGACGATGGACAACTTGAACTCCGAGATCATCGGCACCCTGCGCGTTCCAGTTCCAACGCTTGAGGAGCAGCGCGGGTACGTGGCAGAGATCAGCGGTGCGACCGCGAAAATCGACTCGCTCATCACCGAGACGGAGCGGTTTATCCAGCTTTCCAAGGAACGGCGGTCGGCGTTGATCACGGCGGCGGTGACGGGCCAGATCGACGTGAGCGGAGCAGCCTGATGGCCGACCATAACGAAGCGGTCTTCGAGACCGAGATCTGCGAGTACCTCCACGCCCACGGCTGGCTTTACTCGGCCCAAGACACCGGTTACGACCGCGAGCGAGCACTTTACCCCGAGGATCTTTGCGCGTGGTTGGAAAAAACGCAAAGGCCAGGGTACGAGAAGGCGTTAAAGGCGGCAGGATCGCAGGCAAAGTTCCTCGACGTGCTGACTGCGGCGCTCGACCGGCCGCTAGAACATGGCGGCGGGACGCTCAACATTCTGCGTAACGGGGTGCAGTACATCGGCGGTGGGCGGCTGAAGATGGCGCAGTTCCGTCCAGAAACGT includes the following:
- a CDS encoding restriction endonuclease subunit S codes for the protein MAGQVKNAATVTLGKMLQSKGSGTDVRAPYMRAANVQPDGVLALADVNEMWFGEEQLEQLSIRAGDVVVVEGGQGGFGRAAYVDQDLPGWGFQNSINRLRPFADFDGRFIAFYLIALRASGFIRAYSNVVSVPHLTAEKLARIPIPLPPVERQGTIADYLNRETARIDTLIEEQQRLIEMLRERRSSVVERSVALLDWNTPLKAVSVLIQTGPFGSQLKSDEYRNGGTPIINPSHIVAGEIVPDPRIAVGSTKAAHLARHALEEGDLIAARRGELGRCAIVGTPAVGFLCGTGSALVRFNRDLIEPAFGAIVFSSRRNRDALALSSVGSTMDNLNSEIIGTLRVPVPTLEEQRGYVAEISGATAKIDSLITETERFIQLSKERRSALITAAVTGQIDVSGAA